From the bacterium genome, one window contains:
- a CDS encoding radical SAM protein — MKRILLINPPETEQTGFTNPPLGLLYVAGTLLKGGFDVRVVDGCMEGMETVRKRLVEFQPHFAGITCLTPERKKAFEIASLVKEYAPDAKVILGGAHATIMHRQIMEHYPRIDYIVLGEGETTCLEIAQGTPPSGIDGLVYRDPEGVIRKTGGRKRRENLDDIPFPAWHLVDLRKYPAWTDGAVLSHNGVNLWREPRVSVIFSRGCGGHCSFCSTWWIWKGWRCRSPRNMAEELELLYREYGIRHFCFADDAMTLDRHATIALCDEIVSRGLKIAFHVTTRTDSVDEEVLRKLKIAGCYAIAYGVESGSEKILKGMNKENEVPNARRAIELTRKTGISVTALMIVGNVGETDDTIAETIRFLRDTKPDVVGCAGGLWVLPGTALYQNCKRTGFIDDDFWLTDEPYKVYTVEKSPDEIKRYYGDITRSVSSPRKTFDAVLAKLLLALGEKFPARSGKSGT, encoded by the coding sequence GTGAAACGAATCCTGTTGATCAACCCGCCGGAGACCGAGCAAACGGGTTTCACCAACCCGCCACTGGGCCTTCTCTATGTCGCCGGGACCCTCCTGAAAGGCGGCTTCGACGTCCGGGTGGTCGACGGATGCATGGAGGGGATGGAAACCGTCCGGAAACGGCTTGTCGAGTTCCAACCCCACTTCGCGGGAATCACCTGTCTTACGCCCGAGAGAAAAAAAGCTTTCGAAATTGCGTCCTTGGTAAAGGAATACGCCCCGGATGCGAAAGTGATCCTCGGCGGGGCCCACGCAACGATCATGCACCGCCAGATCATGGAACATTACCCCCGGATCGACTACATCGTGCTGGGGGAGGGTGAGACCACCTGCCTGGAAATCGCACAAGGGACGCCTCCTTCCGGGATCGACGGGCTTGTCTATCGGGATCCGGAGGGCGTGATCCGGAAGACCGGCGGGAGAAAACGCCGGGAGAATCTCGACGATATTCCTTTCCCTGCCTGGCACCTGGTGGATCTCCGGAAATATCCCGCCTGGACCGATGGGGCCGTCTTGTCGCACAACGGCGTAAACCTCTGGAGGGAGCCAAGGGTATCCGTAATTTTCTCCCGGGGATGCGGGGGGCACTGCTCCTTCTGCTCCACGTGGTGGATCTGGAAAGGGTGGCGCTGCCGGTCTCCCCGGAACATGGCGGAAGAACTGGAACTCCTGTACAGGGAATACGGGATCCGCCATTTCTGTTTCGCCGATGACGCAATGACCCTCGACCGTCATGCTACGATCGCACTATGCGACGAGATCGTGAGCAGAGGCCTGAAGATCGCTTTTCACGTAACCACAAGGACCGATAGCGTAGACGAGGAAGTATTGCGGAAGCTGAAAATCGCAGGCTGTTACGCGATCGCCTACGGCGTCGAAAGCGGGTCTGAAAAGATCTTGAAGGGAATGAACAAGGAGAACGAGGTGCCGAACGCCCGCCGGGCGATCGAGTTGACCAGGAAAACCGGGATCTCCGTGACCGCCTTGATGATCGTCGGAAACGTGGGGGAAACCGACGACACCATCGCCGAGACCATCCGCTTCCTGCGGGATACCAAACCTGACGTCGTGGGGTGCGCGGGAGGACTGTGGGTCCTTCCGGGAACGGCGCTCTACCAGAACTGCAAGAGGACCGGTTTTATCGATGATGATTTCTGGCTGACCGACGAACCTTACAAGGTGTACACGGTGGAAAAATCCCCCGATGAAATAAAGCGCTATTACGGAGATATCACGCGGAGTGTTTCCTCTCCAAGGAAGACGTTCGATGCCGTCCTGGCGAAGCTCTTGCTGGCCCTCGGAGAGAAATTTCCCGCGCGATCCGGGAAGTCCGGGACTTGA
- a CDS encoding oligosaccharide flippase family protein, with protein MVRLLFLGGNIVLARALAPHVFGIFAIVTFVVQFFSTFSNVGLGAALIQKKEHVSEPELSTAFWFQQGLVGMVAGIVFLAAPLAMRVYPGLPQSGPWLIRAMAVSFLFTSLKTIPSILMERNLSYEKIAWTDIAEQAIYYATVIPLALSGFEVWSFVIATIAQSVVGVALIYRYSEWRPARVFHWPSAKGLISFGIPFQMNDVVNFIKEAITPLFVGIYSGSSAVGYVTWARNFAFAPIVLSEAFTKVSFPAFSRIQDEKELLASTVELSFRCITFVMFPVTTIAFLLGPEITRIVFTEKWLPGITAYYFYCTSPFIIGIMVPMYNAILAMGKSSVLLKLGVLLLFLEWGLGIPLVLRFGYTGIAMNQPVIGFIFFFLYNAVLKKEGVRLSLWKNISPQLFSALFAGILVKGASMLVAVNATTIVLLSIFGILVYLAAIYLIAGPLLREFVNYCRQIFCPMKAA; from the coding sequence GTGGTGCGGCTTCTCTTCCTCGGCGGCAACATCGTCCTTGCCAGGGCGCTGGCACCGCATGTATTCGGGATATTCGCCATCGTCACTTTCGTCGTCCAGTTCTTTTCCACGTTCAGCAACGTCGGGCTCGGGGCGGCCCTGATCCAGAAGAAGGAGCACGTATCGGAACCGGAACTTTCCACCGCGTTCTGGTTCCAGCAGGGGCTCGTGGGCATGGTCGCGGGAATCGTGTTCCTTGCGGCCCCACTCGCAATGAGGGTCTACCCCGGCCTGCCGCAGTCGGGCCCGTGGCTGATCCGGGCGATGGCCGTGAGTTTCCTGTTCACGTCATTGAAAACGATCCCCAGTATCCTGATGGAACGAAACCTGTCTTATGAAAAAATCGCATGGACGGATATTGCGGAACAGGCGATATATTACGCAACCGTGATCCCCTTGGCGCTCTCCGGGTTCGAGGTCTGGAGCTTCGTGATCGCCACGATCGCCCAAAGCGTCGTGGGAGTAGCTTTGATTTATCGTTACTCCGAGTGGAGACCTGCCCGCGTCTTCCATTGGCCGTCCGCAAAGGGACTCATTTCCTTCGGCATCCCTTTCCAGATGAACGACGTGGTGAACTTCATCAAGGAGGCCATTACGCCTCTTTTCGTCGGGATTTATTCGGGGAGTTCCGCGGTGGGGTACGTGACGTGGGCAAGGAACTTCGCATTCGCCCCGATCGTCCTGTCGGAAGCCTTCACGAAAGTCTCCTTCCCGGCGTTTTCAAGGATCCAGGATGAGAAGGAATTGCTGGCGTCGACGGTGGAACTATCGTTCCGATGCATTACCTTCGTGATGTTCCCGGTCACGACGATCGCATTCCTGCTGGGCCCGGAGATCACACGGATCGTTTTCACGGAAAAGTGGCTTCCGGGAATCACGGCATATTATTTTTATTGCACCTCCCCCTTCATCATCGGAATCATGGTCCCGATGTACAATGCGATTCTCGCAATGGGGAAATCCAGTGTTCTCCTGAAACTGGGAGTATTGCTGCTCTTTCTTGAGTGGGGTCTCGGAATCCCCCTCGTCCTTCGCTTCGGATACACGGGCATCGCCATGAACCAGCCCGTCATCGGTTTCATCTTTTTCTTCCTCTACAACGCCGTACTGAAAAAAGAAGGCGTCCGCCTGTCCCTTTGGAAGAACATTTCGCCCCAACTGTTTTCCGCCCTCTTCGCGGGGATCCTCGTGAAGGGTGCAAGCATGCTCGTGGCAGTGAACGCCACGACCATCGTATTGCTATCGATATTCGGCATCCTGGTCTACCTTGCCGCGATCTACCTGATCGCAGGCCCGTTGTTGCGGGAATTCGTAAATTACTGCCGACAGATATTTTGTCCCATGAAGGCCGCCTGA
- a CDS encoding glycosyltransferase family 2 protein, which translates to MTMPKISAVINTRNEERNLRECLETVQWCDEIVVVDMESEDRTVEIAREYTDRVFTHKKILAFDAARNFAVGKATGDWILLVDADEMVPKALADRLLDVAAGDDADVVEILFRHYIMGDWVRHSGWGLTPLPRFFRRGKVLFGETVHDYIHKDPAARTLRLDSSPGHCIHHFSYEDSSRFVEKMNRYSSIEAARLLGNGIRYSVPRLLVASLREFAGRFLKGKGYKDGPRGFSLCLMMAFYRALSHIKLWELETFSEDPVARKYESMRRGILDPWKKNPPSSSRGDTPPR; encoded by the coding sequence ATGACCATGCCGAAGATCTCCGCCGTCATCAACACCCGCAACGAGGAGCGCAACCTCCGGGAGTGCCTGGAGACGGTGCAGTGGTGCGACGAAATCGTCGTCGTCGACATGGAAAGCGAAGACCGGACCGTCGAAATCGCCCGGGAATACACGGACCGTGTCTTCACCCACAAGAAGATCCTCGCCTTCGACGCCGCGAGGAACTTCGCCGTGGGCAAGGCGACTGGCGACTGGATCCTTCTTGTCGACGCGGACGAGATGGTTCCAAAAGCTCTTGCCGACCGCTTGCTCGACGTCGCAGCCGGGGACGATGCAGATGTCGTCGAGATCCTGTTCCGGCACTACATAATGGGCGACTGGGTGCGGCACAGCGGGTGGGGGCTGACGCCTCTTCCGAGGTTCTTCCGGCGGGGGAAGGTGCTCTTCGGAGAGACGGTGCACGATTACATCCACAAGGACCCTGCGGCGAGAACCCTCCGGCTGGACTCTTCCCCGGGGCACTGCATCCACCACTTCAGTTACGAGGACAGCTCCCGGTTTGTCGAGAAGATGAACCGGTACAGTTCCATCGAGGCAGCCCGCCTTCTGGGAAACGGGATCCGGTATTCCGTCCCCCGTCTCCTTGTCGCCTCTCTCCGGGAGTTCGCGGGGAGGTTCCTGAAGGGGAAAGGCTACAAGGACGGCCCCCGTGGGTTCTCGCTCTGCCTGATGATGGCCTTCTACCGGGCGCTTTCGCATATCAAGCTGTGGGAACTGGAGACGTTCTCGGAAGACCCGGTGGCACGGAAATACGAATCGATGAGGCGGGGGATCCTCGATCCATGGAAAAAAAACCCTCCCTCCTCGTCCCGGGGGGACACCCCGCCGCGATGA
- a CDS encoding class I SAM-dependent methyltransferase, which translates to MPSWRSSCWPSERNFPRDPGSPGLDLTPSSRVEKPGHIMNGPNTSEQAAGNTCEICGKYSAVRRELNDGYYARYCPGCDFLWTDTDRSPGALAEINKGQYEVKGRLLTYFLRQREFSRRYEKILGLLRRHAGGGMETLLEIGSNIGAFAGFASEHGIRVETVEIHDDLRAMQSILFRVPAYKSVEEIPPGRRYDVIVMMDVLEHLPQPVSFLESLKRFLAPDGLIYLQFPNKNALVAGISGKRWGWWLAPDHLYHFSENAIRRVANRVGMETAHLRVTSPLLYDVAGIPALGAIFRPLVALNRWIDLSCYVYWRSGSLIEAILKPARNKP; encoded by the coding sequence ATGCCGTCCTGGCGAAGCTCTTGCTGGCCCTCGGAGAGAAATTTCCCGCGCGATCCGGGAAGTCCGGGACTTGACCTCACACCATCTTCACGTGTAGAAAAGCCGGGGCATATCATGAACGGACCGAATACATCGGAGCAAGCGGCCGGAAATACCTGCGAGATCTGCGGGAAATATTCCGCGGTCCGGCGGGAACTGAACGACGGATATTATGCCCGATACTGCCCTGGCTGCGACTTCCTTTGGACGGATACGGATCGCAGTCCGGGGGCCCTTGCGGAAATCAACAAGGGACAATACGAAGTCAAAGGAAGACTTCTAACCTATTTTCTCCGTCAGAGAGAGTTTTCCCGCCGGTACGAAAAGATACTTGGGCTGCTTCGGCGCCATGCGGGCGGCGGAATGGAAACCTTGCTGGAGATCGGCAGCAACATCGGGGCTTTCGCCGGGTTTGCCTCGGAGCATGGCATACGGGTCGAAACCGTCGAGATCCACGATGACTTGCGGGCGATGCAATCGATCCTATTCAGGGTCCCTGCGTACAAATCGGTGGAGGAAATCCCTCCCGGCAGGAGATACGACGTTATCGTCATGATGGACGTGTTGGAGCACCTCCCGCAACCGGTGTCATTCCTGGAGAGCCTGAAGCGGTTCCTCGCGCCGGACGGGTTGATCTACCTGCAGTTCCCGAACAAGAACGCTTTGGTCGCCGGAATCTCGGGGAAAAGATGGGGGTGGTGGCTTGCGCCGGACCACCTGTACCACTTCAGCGAAAACGCCATTCGGCGTGTTGCGAACCGGGTGGGCATGGAGACTGCCCACCTGAGGGTTACCAGCCCTCTTTTGTACGATGTCGCAGGGATCCCGGCCCTGGGTGCGATCTTCCGTCCCCTGGTCGCCCTGAACCGCTGGATCGACCTCAGTTGCTATGTGTACTGGCGTTCGGGCTCCTTGATCGAAGCCATTCTCAAACCGGCCCGAAACAAACCTTGA
- a CDS encoding class I SAM-dependent methyltransferase — MEKKPSLLVPGGHPAAMNRLIKRIGESLIGMIFRGRFRGFDNADVALRYLPIAEEILRGGMPSPSILEVGSGVTGITPFLPYPITGADVSFAGEVSDRLRPVPLSGPDLPFGDETFDYVISVDMLEHAKPADRPRFVSEMIRVARREVILAVPCGRLSEAQDRELDEYFFRKRGERYGFLAEHVENGLPTEEEILSWMAAAPGARDPKRDVAVRWNVNLKVRNLYMKVWIIPGMYPFFLLLSLVLCMLGRRLDRGECYRRIFFLLVRKADA, encoded by the coding sequence ATGGAAAAAAAACCCTCCCTCCTCGTCCCGGGGGGACACCCCGCCGCGATGAACCGCCTCATCAAACGGATCGGGGAGTCCCTTATCGGGATGATCTTCCGCGGGAGGTTCCGGGGGTTCGATAACGCGGACGTGGCACTACGATACCTCCCTATCGCCGAAGAGATCCTGCGCGGCGGAATGCCGTCCCCCTCCATACTCGAGGTGGGATCCGGCGTCACCGGGATCACTCCGTTCCTCCCCTACCCGATCACGGGAGCCGATGTTTCCTTTGCGGGAGAGGTATCCGACAGGTTGCGCCCCGTCCCCCTTTCCGGCCCTGATCTCCCGTTCGGGGACGAAACCTTCGATTACGTGATTTCCGTCGACATGCTGGAGCACGCAAAGCCGGCAGACCGGCCGAGATTCGTCTCCGAGATGATCCGCGTCGCGAGACGGGAGGTGATCCTCGCCGTCCCGTGCGGAAGGCTGTCCGAAGCACAGGACAGGGAACTGGACGAATATTTTTTCCGGAAGCGTGGCGAGCGGTACGGCTTCCTGGCGGAACACGTGGAAAACGGTCTTCCGACGGAAGAAGAGATTCTTTCCTGGATGGCGGCGGCACCCGGGGCAAGAGATCCGAAAAGGGACGTCGCGGTACGGTGGAACGTGAACCTCAAGGTCCGCAACCTGTACATGAAGGTCTGGATAATCCCGGGCATGTATCCGTTTTTCCTCCTCCTTTCCCTGGTGCTCTGCATGCTGGGGCGGCGCCTGGATCGCGGGGAATGTTACCGGAGGATCTTTTTCCTCCTCGTCCGGAAAGCCGACGCATGA
- a CDS encoding TlpA disulfide reductase family protein — translation MNLLPQKTRMIAVILSIAAAVALAPPIAGAQESKSSSFTKIPTVKGIETLKAGTKAPDFKVQDLAGKEFHLASCQGKDAVLLFFWSFFCGPCREEMPMISQMAREYQGKELQVVGVNLDGREMKKAIDKFVVSEKIGFRIVFDELSDDAFRVADPYGVAGTPALFLIDKQGVIAFSVVGSVTGEQMKAEIEKVRK, via the coding sequence GTGAATCTTCTCCCGCAGAAGACACGGATGATCGCCGTGATTCTCTCCATCGCCGCCGCGGTCGCCCTTGCGCCTCCTATCGCCGGCGCGCAGGAGAGCAAGTCGAGTTCCTTCACGAAGATCCCGACGGTCAAGGGGATCGAGACGCTCAAGGCGGGAACGAAGGCTCCCGATTTCAAGGTGCAGGACCTCGCGGGAAAGGAATTCCACCTCGCTTCCTGCCAGGGAAAAGACGCGGTCCTTCTCTTTTTCTGGTCCTTCTTCTGCGGCCCCTGCCGCGAGGAGATGCCGATGATCAGCCAGATGGCCCGGGAGTACCAGGGGAAGGAACTGCAGGTCGTGGGGGTCAACCTCGACGGGCGGGAGATGAAGAAGGCGATCGACAAGTTCGTGGTGTCCGAAAAGATCGGCTTCCGTATCGTCTTCGACGAACTGTCCGATGACGCCTTCCGCGTGGCCGACCCGTACGGCGTCGCCGGCACCCCGGCACTGTTCCTCATCGACAAGCAGGGAGTCATCGCGTTCAGCGTCGTGGGGTCGGTGACGGGCGAGCAGATGAAGGCGGAGATTGAGAAGGTCAGGAAGTAA
- a CDS encoding GDP-mannose 4,6-dehydratase: protein MSVTKRAIIAGIAGQDGSYLAELLIEKGYRVLGFLKKDDDTSVLSHLGKDLMIEETELVRKEDIVRWTRLFSPDEIYNFAGVSFIPDTWDDPYRAFQVNTLLVAAFLEAIKDHCPSTRFYQASSSEIFGDPPESPQTENTPHNPVTPYGISKLAAHQLVGIYRRMHKVFAVSGILYNHESPRRPDRFVTQKISRAAAEIAKGRKIKLRLGNIEARRDWGYAGDFVKGIWLMLQAATADDFIVATGEAHSIRDFLELSFRHVGLDWREWVEVDPALVRQVDVGILVGNPSKAKERLGWYPQVTFPELVRMMVDAHIDRMEGSSSPGNAPRP, encoded by the coding sequence GTGAGCGTCACGAAACGTGCGATCATCGCCGGGATCGCCGGTCAGGACGGCTCCTACCTTGCGGAGCTGCTGATCGAGAAGGGATACCGGGTCCTCGGTTTCCTCAAGAAAGACGACGACACCTCCGTCCTCTCCCACCTCGGGAAGGACCTCATGATCGAGGAGACGGAGCTGGTGCGGAAAGAGGACATCGTCCGCTGGACGAGACTCTTCTCGCCGGACGAGATCTACAACTTCGCCGGCGTTTCGTTCATCCCCGACACCTGGGACGACCCGTACCGGGCGTTCCAGGTCAACACCCTGCTGGTCGCCGCATTTCTTGAAGCGATCAAGGACCACTGTCCGTCAACCCGATTCTACCAGGCGTCTTCGTCGGAGATCTTCGGCGACCCGCCAGAATCGCCGCAAACCGAGAACACCCCCCACAATCCCGTCACCCCGTACGGGATCAGCAAGCTGGCCGCACACCAACTGGTCGGCATCTACCGGAGGATGCACAAGGTCTTCGCAGTTTCGGGGATCCTGTACAACCACGAGTCCCCGCGGCGGCCCGACCGCTTTGTCACGCAGAAAATATCACGGGCGGCGGCCGAAATCGCGAAGGGCCGGAAGATCAAGTTGCGGCTGGGGAACATCGAGGCGCGCCGGGACTGGGGGTACGCCGGAGATTTCGTCAAGGGGATCTGGCTCATGCTCCAGGCCGCAACGGCCGACGATTTCATCGTGGCCACGGGTGAGGCCCACTCGATCCGGGACTTCCTGGAGTTGTCGTTCCGGCACGTGGGACTGGACTGGAGGGAGTGGGTAGAGGTAGACCCCGCCCTGGTCCGGCAGGTCGACGTGGGCATCCTCGTTGGAAACCCGTCGAAGGCGAAGGAGAGGCTGGGATGGTACCCCCAGGTGACGTTCCCCGAGTTGGTCCGGATGATGGTGGACGCGCACATCGACCGCATGGAGGGTTCGTCCTCCCCAGGCAACGCACCTCGGCCCTGA